Proteins from one Thermococcus sp. M36 genomic window:
- a CDS encoding DUF58 domain-containing protein, producing MRRVLFGYLLWALLTGVLFLSPGMVGVAVIPLSLLAAGMLMDPPGAISLRRTVSRTEVRTGEEVEVSVRLRVERGVGIVVVRDRLPGNVAVTRGSNVGVFFKGFRPLEVSYSYTVRPVLRGTYVLPKSEVTTRNPLGVRYFWGLYGDEIELRAIPAVVRGIPLRGVRRRAKINVPETSFSIRGPLSTDFREIRAYQTGDPMKLINWKATARTGRVLVNEFEREGKKTVVFIVDARDSMKVGVEGESPYEHAMNLVASMARGFLRRDYHVGLYILGAKKFIPPSTGPRQLHKIVKAMVDFERVKTGEERLKEAVERMRRTLVQYTPLVVYVSNILEGQREDTKQGLLSLMAVSRGSVKPVVVDVSVYSALDPHTGTLLEMEKRFISGELGETGAYVVRWVVEKEDVGSMLSRLMGEIK from the coding sequence ATGAGGAGGGTGCTCTTCGGATACCTGCTCTGGGCACTGCTCACGGGAGTGCTGTTCCTTTCCCCGGGAATGGTGGGAGTGGCAGTGATTCCCCTCTCCCTGCTCGCGGCGGGAATGCTCATGGATCCTCCCGGTGCCATCTCTCTGAGGAGAACAGTCTCAAGGACTGAGGTGAGGACGGGGGAGGAGGTGGAGGTGTCCGTCAGGCTCCGCGTGGAGAGGGGCGTTGGCATAGTGGTCGTCCGCGACCGCCTGCCCGGGAACGTGGCCGTAACGAGGGGGAGCAATGTGGGTGTCTTCTTCAAGGGCTTCAGGCCATTGGAGGTCAGCTACAGCTATACCGTGAGGCCAGTCCTGAGGGGCACCTACGTCCTTCCGAAGAGTGAGGTGACCACGAGAAATCCCCTAGGTGTACGTTACTTCTGGGGCCTCTACGGCGATGAGATAGAGCTGAGGGCGATCCCCGCGGTTGTCAGGGGCATCCCGCTCAGGGGTGTGAGGAGGAGGGCAAAGATAAACGTCCCCGAGACCAGCTTCTCCATAAGGGGCCCCCTCTCCACGGACTTCAGGGAGATAAGGGCGTACCAGACTGGTGACCCTATGAAGCTCATCAACTGGAAGGCGACTGCCAGGACGGGCAGGGTTCTTGTGAACGAGTTTGAGAGGGAGGGGAAGAAGACGGTGGTCTTCATAGTGGACGCAAGGGACTCGATGAAGGTTGGGGTGGAGGGCGAAAGCCCCTATGAGCACGCGATGAACCTTGTCGCTTCGATGGCGCGCGGCTTTCTCAGGAGGGACTACCACGTCGGACTGTACATTCTCGGGGCGAAGAAGTTTATACCCCCCTCTACAGGGCCAAGGCAGCTCCACAAGATTGTTAAGGCCATGGTGGACTTTGAGAGGGTCAAGACCGGGGAGGAGCGCCTGAAGGAGGCCGTGGAAAGGATGAGGCGAACCCTGGTGCAGTACACGCCCCTCGTCGTCTACGTGTCTAACATTCTTGAGGGTCAGAGGGAGGACACTAAACAGGGCCTGCTCTCTCTGATGGCCGTCAGCAGGGGGAGTGTGAAGCCAGTGGTGGTGGACGTGTCCGTCTACTCCGCCCTTGACCCTCACACGGGCACCCTCCTGGAGATGGAGAAGAGGTTCATTTCGGGGGAGCTCGGAGAAACTGGGGCCTACGTCGTCAGGTGGGTCGTGGAGAAGGAGGACGTAGGGAGCATGCTCAGCAGGCTGATGGGGGAGATAAAATGA
- a CDS encoding MoxR family ATPase — protein sequence MKVEEASGILGEIVERIGEVYIGNEAVIRKTLAAALVNGNVLFEDYPGLGKTLLAKAFGRVLGLKYTRVQFTPDLLPADILGTKVWRQNLGTFELIKGPIFTHVLLADEINRAPPKTQSALLEAMEERQVTIEGETFPLERPFFVIATQNPIEFEGTYPLPEAQLDRFLLRLRVGYPKSLEDEVAILEARLTWGKDDPTVDLRPVIDRETFVRMQDLVEEGIFIGRDVVRYIVNLVRNARADERVEAGPSPRGGIALMKVAKANALLEGRDFVLPDDVKAYTVDALAHRVVIKPEYAFEGLTGEDVVREALEKTPVPKGDGS from the coding sequence ATGAAGGTTGAGGAGGCATCTGGAATACTTGGGGAGATAGTCGAAAGGATAGGGGAAGTCTACATTGGTAACGAGGCCGTTATCAGGAAGACTCTTGCGGCTGCTCTGGTGAATGGGAATGTCCTCTTCGAGGACTACCCGGGCTTGGGCAAGACGCTCTTAGCCAAAGCCTTTGGAAGGGTTCTTGGCTTAAAGTACACGCGAGTCCAATTCACTCCAGACTTACTACCAGCGGACATTCTGGGGACAAAAGTCTGGCGGCAGAACCTTGGAACCTTCGAACTCATCAAGGGCCCAATCTTCACACATGTGCTTTTGGCAGATGAGATTAATCGGGCCCCGCCAAAGACTCAATCGGCACTGCTCGAAGCCATGGAGGAGCGGCAGGTCACCATCGAAGGGGAAACCTTCCCTCTCGAACGCCCCTTCTTCGTGATTGCAACTCAAAACCCGATTGAGTTCGAGGGGACTTATCCTTTGCCTGAAGCCCAGCTTGACCGTTTCCTCCTCCGCCTGCGCGTTGGTTATCCCAAGAGTTTGGAGGATGAGGTGGCAATTCTTGAGGCTCGCTTGACCTGGGGGAAGGACGACCCGACGGTCGACTTGAGGCCGGTTATTGACAGGGAAACCTTTGTTAGGATGCAGGATTTGGTGGAGGAGGGGATCTTCATCGGCAGGGATGTTGTCAGGTACATTGTAAACCTGGTGCGGAATGCTCGCGCGGATGAGCGTGTTGAGGCTGGACCAAGCCCCCGCGGGGGCATTGCGCTGATGAAGGTTGCGAAGGCCAACGCGTTGCTTGAGGGAAGGGATTTTGTCCTGCCTGATGATGTTAAGGCTTATACGGTTGATGCTTTGGCTCACAGGGTTGTGATTAAGCCGGAGTATGCTTTTGAGGGGTTGACTGGTGAGGACGTCGTGAGAGAAGCCCTAGAAAAAACACCCGTGCCGAAGGGAGATGGGTCATGA
- a CDS encoding transglutaminase domain-containing protein, which translates to MHIMVRRKYVAFFMLVLLSMLVASTVLSRFLIVVPPETPSLDELLFPTLSPGNDTDGTLPSPSVPVKPRFTMIVAGAAHTHYLRRVVYTDYVNGTWVTRNATSIPQSAVAPPEVAIPHHAERDSVTITLFSPFRGNLYTSLYTVRVNAVGVEAVPDYNLFRTAFNLTSYSFSSVAFTFDWPYLLNVTAGNQSEYLVVPDDPELMNLSEMITADAGSDYLKALAIMRYLSRHYKYSENTSAPQGYERLKWFLFESGEGSSYDFASAFVILARMSGLPARLVEGLYIDAVPQAQVVTERNIHYWAEVYFRETGWLTFDPLHPDPNIFVPFELSVSPDRMTLGPGENGTLTLKLMRVARGINATVTVKSPDGRILAAFDRAGVYSVEVGGFTEPGYYPVMINASAGGYPFRVVRFVPVTVPGNLTVFPEAEQVTLLRGGQSWLDVDVNGSESIPAVRSSSKLFYMALSIGGRRMSIGLLAGRDSELGWRIEKFSFVSGNGAFDLYIPVLVAESSRVVLSSPQEGTAGKELLVKGYVKAGETSLGKGNVLVYTVSGGRLVILGYANVSGDGSFSISGRLPKSLPPGTYGITAEYIPPTGSPYLPNRSTVNVPVKGLAELKVPDTVVSRPGRVLVGGELVGGDGRAIANATIEYFVDGTPSGTVKTTDDGRFSIELNVSGIERHTLRLVYGGSANYSAAGGVVNVFTVRMDVPERVETEVGKPVEIRGRVIGLEGGTITAYVFPGKSYTVRVVNETFSLVLEPFQTVGERSVDFRHGANVLGRNTVVVMSPVRVELLTPTASGEETARLVFRLMDGDGNPLQNVPVMVWLNGTAFTLETNGSGVAVLTVPVPERSTNTTVTVVFRGTRYYLPVNETFHVVISPKRSVPWLYIGALLVIAAVLLRYRLARKRAGAAGEERILKIIFNNGVPLFRDGEVVELTVECDGVPELYVDGKSVGRGRDFRLVLSPGEHTVEARCGDLVEAARVRVVGRYNDAVVEYYERCFLPWARNAGVEVDGMTPREIAAELTGRMYPWEPVDTLTEIFERAKYSPLEISRSEFIRFYRAVLTLTGGECVV; encoded by the coding sequence ATGCACATCATGGTGAGGCGGAAGTACGTTGCCTTTTTCATGCTAGTCCTGCTCTCGATGCTCGTAGCCTCCACCGTGCTGAGCCGGTTTCTTATAGTTGTGCCTCCAGAGACCCCGTCTCTGGACGAGCTCCTTTTTCCTACACTTTCCCCTGGCAACGATACTGACGGAACCCTTCCCTCACCGTCCGTCCCAGTGAAGCCCCGGTTCACGATGATAGTGGCCGGGGCGGCCCACACTCACTACCTCCGGAGGGTGGTGTACACTGACTACGTAAATGGCACGTGGGTCACTCGGAACGCCACGTCCATCCCGCAGAGCGCAGTGGCGCCGCCGGAGGTAGCCATACCCCACCACGCTGAGAGGGACAGCGTCACCATCACGCTTTTTTCTCCCTTCCGGGGAAACCTTTACACCTCCCTCTACACTGTGAGGGTGAACGCCGTTGGCGTGGAGGCCGTGCCCGACTACAACCTGTTCCGGACGGCCTTCAACCTGACGTCCTACTCCTTTTCCTCTGTGGCGTTCACCTTTGACTGGCCGTACCTCCTGAACGTTACCGCGGGCAATCAGAGCGAGTACCTTGTGGTTCCAGACGACCCGGAGCTCATGAACCTCTCCGAGATGATAACGGCCGACGCTGGCTCGGACTACCTGAAGGCCCTCGCCATAATGCGCTACCTCTCCCGGCACTACAAGTACAGCGAGAACACATCTGCCCCGCAGGGGTATGAGAGGCTGAAGTGGTTTCTCTTTGAGTCTGGGGAGGGCAGTTCCTATGACTTTGCATCGGCCTTCGTGATACTCGCGAGGATGAGCGGCCTCCCCGCGAGGCTGGTTGAGGGCCTCTACATAGACGCGGTTCCGCAGGCCCAGGTGGTGACCGAGAGGAACATTCACTACTGGGCGGAGGTCTACTTCAGGGAGACCGGCTGGCTGACCTTCGACCCCCTCCACCCGGATCCTAATATTTTCGTGCCGTTTGAGCTCTCGGTTTCCCCGGACAGAATGACCCTTGGGCCCGGTGAGAACGGCACCCTGACACTGAAGCTCATGAGGGTGGCTAGAGGGATAAACGCCACGGTAACGGTTAAATCCCCCGACGGCAGGATTCTTGCGGCCTTCGACCGTGCCGGTGTTTATTCTGTGGAGGTGGGCGGTTTCACCGAACCGGGCTATTACCCCGTCATGATCAACGCCTCGGCAGGGGGGTATCCGTTCAGGGTCGTTAGATTCGTCCCCGTGACGGTTCCGGGAAATCTCACTGTCTTTCCGGAGGCGGAACAGGTGACACTTCTCCGTGGGGGCCAGAGCTGGCTTGACGTGGATGTAAACGGCTCCGAGAGCATTCCCGCCGTGAGAAGCAGCTCTAAACTGTTCTACATGGCCCTCTCCATCGGGGGGAGGAGGATGAGCATAGGGCTGCTTGCCGGGCGAGACTCGGAGCTCGGCTGGAGGATCGAGAAATTCTCCTTCGTGTCCGGAAATGGGGCCTTCGATCTTTATATCCCTGTCCTGGTGGCCGAGTCGTCCCGTGTGGTTCTCTCGTCTCCGCAGGAGGGCACCGCTGGAAAGGAGTTGCTGGTTAAAGGGTACGTGAAGGCGGGGGAGACGTCCCTTGGGAAAGGGAATGTGCTGGTATACACCGTCAGCGGGGGCAGGCTGGTTATCCTTGGGTATGCCAACGTCAGCGGGGACGGATCCTTCTCGATCAGCGGACGGCTCCCTAAAAGCCTGCCTCCTGGGACGTACGGGATCACCGCTGAGTACATCCCCCCGACAGGAAGCCCATACCTCCCCAACCGCTCCACGGTGAACGTTCCGGTCAAGGGGCTGGCCGAGCTGAAGGTTCCGGACACTGTCGTTTCAAGGCCGGGACGGGTTCTGGTGGGGGGCGAGCTTGTTGGCGGGGACGGGAGGGCAATAGCAAACGCCACCATTGAGTACTTTGTGGACGGGACTCCTTCCGGCACAGTAAAAACGACCGATGACGGGAGGTTCTCGATAGAGCTTAATGTTTCGGGCATAGAGCGCCACACCCTCCGGCTGGTTTACGGTGGCAGTGCCAATTACTCGGCGGCCGGTGGGGTCGTGAATGTCTTCACTGTGAGGATGGACGTCCCGGAAAGGGTGGAGACGGAGGTTGGAAAGCCCGTGGAGATCAGGGGGAGGGTCATTGGACTGGAGGGGGGCACCATAACGGCGTACGTCTTTCCGGGAAAGAGCTACACTGTGAGGGTTGTGAACGAAACGTTCAGCCTCGTCCTGGAGCCCTTCCAGACCGTTGGAGAGCGTTCGGTGGACTTCCGCCATGGTGCAAACGTTCTTGGCAGGAACACGGTGGTCGTCATGTCCCCCGTCCGGGTGGAGCTCCTGACGCCGACGGCCAGCGGGGAGGAAACTGCGCGGCTCGTGTTCCGCCTTATGGACGGGGATGGAAACCCCCTCCAGAACGTCCCGGTCATGGTGTGGCTCAACGGGACGGCTTTCACCTTGGAGACCAACGGATCGGGCGTGGCGGTTCTAACGGTTCCCGTCCCTGAAAGGAGCACCAACACAACGGTGACCGTTGTTTTCCGGGGCACCCGCTACTATCTCCCGGTGAACGAGACTTTTCACGTCGTTATCTCACCAAAAAGGAGTGTCCCGTGGCTGTATATTGGGGCGCTCTTAGTAATCGCGGCGGTGCTGCTCAGATACCGCCTGGCCAGAAAGAGGGCCGGGGCCGCCGGGGAGGAGAGGATACTCAAGATAATCTTCAACAACGGAGTCCCACTCTTCAGAGACGGGGAGGTAGTTGAGCTCACTGTTGAGTGCGACGGGGTACCGGAGCTGTACGTGGACGGAAAGTCTGTGGGTAGGGGGAGGGACTTCAGGCTGGTTCTCTCCCCTGGTGAACACACAGTGGAGGCCCGTTGCGGGGATCTCGTGGAGGCAGCCCGGGTGAGGGTCGTCGGCAGGTACAACGACGCGGTCGTAGAGTACTATGAGAGATGCTTCCTGCCGTGGGCCAGGAATGCAGGGGTGGAGGTGGATGGAATGACGCCGAGGGAAATAGCCGCCGAGCTGACGGGGAGGATGTACCCGTGGGAGCCCGTAGACACCCTCACCGAGATATTCGAGAGGGCCAAGTACAGCCCGCTTGAGATATCACGCTCGGAGTTCATACGCTTTTACCGCGCTGTCCTAACTTTGACCGGGGGTGAGTGCGTTGTTTAG
- a CDS encoding BtpA/SgcQ family protein — translation MDFERKPLIGMVHLKPLPGSYLYDGDLDGVVEAALRDARTIEKAGFDAIMVENFGDVPFPKYVDKTTVAAFTAVAKALRDEISLPLGINVLRNDGIAAYSIAYAVKADFIRVNVLSGVAYTDQGVIEGIAHELAKLRKLLPSKIQVFADVHVKHAVHFAEFEDSLRDTVERGLADAVVVSGKATGKPVDVGRLALAKKISPVPVIVGSGTTYDNLPELWKHADGFIVGTWIKRGGNVENEVSLERTKKLVELVKTLRS, via the coding sequence ATGGACTTCGAGAGAAAACCCCTCATAGGGATGGTTCATCTGAAACCGCTTCCCGGTTCCTACCTCTACGACGGTGATCTGGACGGGGTGGTTGAAGCCGCCCTGAGGGATGCGCGGACGATTGAGAAAGCGGGCTTCGACGCGATAATGGTTGAGAACTTCGGCGACGTGCCCTTCCCGAAGTACGTTGACAAGACCACCGTCGCGGCCTTCACGGCAGTCGCTAAGGCCCTCCGGGACGAGATCTCCCTCCCGCTCGGAATAAACGTCCTCAGGAACGACGGGATTGCGGCTTATTCGATAGCCTACGCGGTCAAGGCAGACTTCATAAGGGTGAACGTCCTCAGTGGCGTCGCCTACACGGACCAGGGAGTTATAGAGGGCATCGCCCACGAGCTTGCAAAGCTTAGGAAGCTCCTCCCCTCAAAAATCCAGGTCTTTGCCGACGTCCACGTCAAGCACGCCGTTCACTTCGCTGAATTTGAGGACTCTCTGAGGGACACGGTTGAGAGGGGCCTGGCCGATGCTGTGGTTGTAAGCGGGAAAGCAACGGGGAAGCCCGTCGATGTTGGGAGGCTCGCGCTGGCGAAGAAGATCTCCCCGGTCCCGGTTATCGTCGGCTCTGGAACCACCTACGACAACCTTCCGGAGCTCTGGAAGCACGCGGACGGCTTCATAGTCGGCACATGGATAAAGCGCGGTGGAAACGTCGAGAACGAGGTTTCTCTAGAACGAACTAAAAAGCTCGTCGAGTTGGTGAAAACGCTTCGCTCATGA
- a CDS encoding CGP-CTERM sorting domain-containing protein, with the protein MKKSGIFVAFFLAMGLFLPLASPSSAWEVIYEVQPDKTMFDSPYNPVAFVPGSSGDYYLLGSHGAGLAVLIHLSPMGEVLWAKNFSLSQELPLNLPYGQYQVVSDIAVGNDGIYVVLRTNGVVNVSAPDDWIKGDPLFTLVKFDFSGNPVWARAFKNSDNGYGGIRVQPTGDGVIVVAPIYAHMHHKDPDDPYDYDHIASALDVGAIKFDPSGNLEWIHIYGREGLHEHIQAVSFDGNEVVIAFSSPGGPDLGFLGIDPVTGEPKWVKEYKQAIDGDELWKMGRFNTLSGGRPMLYSVPGGWLYTNGLPGKYDGGASIWVKLDKKGNILWSGFWNTTIYNGQSPAGFALADDGNYVFLDPLVKTSPSGEILKVYYDVQPHSRYISRAGDGFVIFLPPDRLLKLGPNMEFAGCDVHHVEQGGELAAWVPNFVELGKDDVKFVKVPFYSEASFEGTFEFDDLPTGEWYKIAPVEIWVHDHPSEYFHVEEACNQTGLSEGGTEDSTGPATSVHSPTATSEGSGFTSPSPSSGPSSEGTGTDGGVSVDVTCGPGMMALLALLVIAITRRR; encoded by the coding sequence ATGAAAAAATCCGGCATCTTCGTTGCATTTTTTCTTGCTATGGGCCTTTTTCTGCCCCTTGCAAGCCCTTCCAGCGCGTGGGAGGTCATCTACGAGGTCCAGCCCGATAAAACGATGTTTGACAGTCCTTACAACCCTGTGGCATTTGTTCCGGGGAGCTCGGGGGATTACTATCTCCTCGGAAGCCACGGGGCCGGATTGGCGGTTCTGATACACCTCTCGCCGATGGGAGAGGTTCTCTGGGCCAAGAACTTCAGCCTCAGTCAGGAACTTCCCCTCAACCTCCCCTACGGGCAGTATCAGGTCGTGTCGGATATAGCCGTTGGGAATGATGGCATCTACGTCGTCTTAAGGACGAACGGCGTCGTCAATGTTTCGGCACCAGATGACTGGATCAAGGGGGACCCGCTCTTCACGCTGGTCAAGTTCGACTTCTCGGGGAACCCCGTCTGGGCCAGGGCCTTCAAGAACTCCGACAATGGCTATGGGGGCATCAGGGTTCAACCTACCGGCGACGGGGTCATAGTGGTCGCTCCGATTTACGCGCACATGCACCACAAAGACCCCGATGACCCGTACGATTACGATCACATAGCTTCCGCCCTCGACGTAGGGGCGATAAAGTTTGATCCCTCTGGAAACCTGGAGTGGATTCACATCTACGGAAGGGAGGGTCTACACGAGCATATTCAGGCAGTGAGCTTCGATGGAAACGAGGTGGTGATAGCGTTCTCCTCTCCCGGGGGTCCAGACCTCGGATTCCTAGGCATAGACCCCGTAACGGGAGAGCCGAAATGGGTTAAGGAGTATAAACAGGCCATCGATGGTGACGAACTCTGGAAGATGGGGCGCTTCAATACCCTCTCCGGCGGAAGGCCAATGCTCTACAGCGTTCCCGGTGGGTGGCTCTACACCAACGGCCTTCCCGGGAAGTACGACGGCGGAGCCTCAATCTGGGTAAAGCTCGACAAGAAGGGCAACATCCTCTGGAGCGGCTTCTGGAATACGACCATCTACAATGGACAGTCCCCGGCGGGCTTTGCCCTCGCAGATGACGGAAACTACGTATTCCTTGACCCTCTCGTCAAGACCTCCCCCTCGGGGGAGATCCTCAAGGTCTACTACGACGTTCAGCCCCACAGCAGGTACATATCCCGCGCAGGGGACGGCTTCGTTATATTCCTTCCTCCGGACAGGCTCCTGAAACTTGGCCCGAACATGGAATTCGCCGGCTGCGACGTTCACCACGTCGAGCAGGGCGGAGAGCTGGCCGCTTGGGTTCCGAACTTCGTGGAGCTCGGAAAGGATGACGTGAAGTTCGTGAAGGTGCCTTTCTACTCTGAGGCCAGCTTTGAGGGAACCTTTGAGTTCGACGACCTCCCGACGGGGGAGTGGTACAAGATCGCTCCAGTGGAGATATGGGTTCACGACCACCCGAGCGAGTACTTCCACGTTGAGGAAGCCTGCAACCAGACGGGTTTATCCGAGGGGGGAACTGAAGACTCTACCGGCCCTGCCACATCGGTCCACTCGCCAACAGCCACATCCGAAGGTTCCGGCTTCACAAGCCCAAGCCCATCCAGCGGCCCCAGCAGCGAGGGAACAGGCACTGACGGGGGAGTTTCGGTAGACGTGACCTGCGGGCCAGGGATGATGGCCCTGCTCGCGCTGCTGGTGATTGCAATAACTCGGAGGAGGTGA
- the glmM gene encoding phosphoglucosamine mutase: MGKYFGTSGIREVVNEKLTPELALKVGRALGTYLGGGTVVVGKDTRTSGEMLKRALISGLLSTGIDVIDIGLAPTPLTGFAIKLYGADAGVTITASHNPPEYNGIKVWQANGMAYTPEMENELEGILESGNFKKAPWNEIGNLRTANPRGEYIKAALDMVRLEDSYTVVLDSGNGAGSILSPYLQRELGNKVISLNSHPSGFFVRELEPNAKSLAMLAKTVRVMDADVGIAHDGDADRIGVVDDEGNFIEYEVMLSLIAGYTLRKFGKGKIITTVDAGFALDDYVRPLGGEVVRTRVGDVAVADELAKHGGVFGGEPSGTWIMPQWNLTPDGIFAGALVLEMIDRLGPLSELARDVPRYVTLRAKIPCPNEKKAKAMEIIAREALKTFDYRRLIDIDGVRIENDEWWVLFRPSGTEPIMRITLEAHTEEKARGLMEKAEKLVREAIGAA, from the coding sequence ATGGGGAAGTACTTCGGAACCAGCGGCATCAGGGAGGTCGTCAACGAGAAGCTAACTCCCGAGCTTGCCCTAAAGGTCGGCAGGGCACTGGGAACCTACCTTGGCGGTGGAACGGTGGTAGTTGGGAAGGACACCAGGACGAGCGGCGAGATGCTTAAGAGAGCTTTAATAAGCGGGCTTCTATCCACTGGGATAGACGTCATAGACATCGGCCTCGCGCCCACGCCCCTGACCGGCTTCGCCATCAAGCTTTACGGTGCCGATGCCGGCGTCACTATCACGGCAAGCCACAACCCGCCCGAGTACAACGGCATAAAGGTCTGGCAGGCCAACGGAATGGCCTACACCCCCGAGATGGAGAACGAGCTTGAGGGAATCCTCGAATCCGGGAACTTCAAGAAGGCCCCCTGGAACGAGATTGGTAACCTCAGAACCGCTAACCCGCGGGGGGAGTACATAAAAGCCGCCCTTGATATGGTCCGCCTTGAGGATTCGTACACGGTCGTTCTCGATTCTGGAAACGGTGCTGGCTCGATTCTAAGCCCATACCTCCAGCGCGAGCTCGGAAATAAGGTTATCTCGCTCAACTCCCACCCGAGCGGCTTCTTTGTCAGGGAGCTTGAGCCGAACGCGAAGAGCCTAGCCATGCTCGCCAAAACCGTGAGGGTGATGGATGCCGACGTCGGCATAGCGCACGACGGCGACGCCGACAGGATTGGAGTTGTGGACGATGAGGGCAACTTCATCGAGTACGAGGTCATGCTGAGCCTTATAGCCGGCTACACCCTCCGCAAGTTCGGGAAGGGGAAGATAATCACCACCGTCGATGCCGGTTTCGCTTTGGACGACTACGTTAGACCCCTCGGCGGAGAAGTCGTGAGGACGCGTGTTGGAGACGTTGCCGTTGCGGACGAACTTGCAAAGCACGGCGGCGTCTTTGGCGGTGAGCCGAGCGGGACGTGGATAATGCCCCAGTGGAACCTCACTCCGGATGGAATCTTTGCTGGGGCTCTCGTCCTGGAGATGATTGACAGGCTCGGCCCCCTAAGTGAACTGGCCAGGGATGTCCCGCGCTACGTTACGCTGAGGGCCAAGATACCCTGCCCCAACGAGAAGAAGGCAAAGGCGATGGAGATAATCGCCAGGGAAGCCCTCAAGACTTTCGACTACAGGAGGCTCATCGACATAGACGGCGTTAGAATCGAGAACGACGAGTGGTGGGTTCTCTTCCGCCCGAGCGGAACCGAGCCGATAATGAGGATAACGCTGGAAGCCCACACGGAGGAGAAGGCGAGGGGGCTGATGGAAAAAGCCGAGAAGCTGGTGAGGGAGGCTATAGGGGCAGCGTGA
- a CDS encoding nascent polypeptide-associated complex protein, whose translation MMGMNPRQMKKLMRQMGIKMEELEGVTEVVIRFANKEVVIKDPVITVITAQGEKSYQIVPGSEEVRPIISISEEDIRLVMEQAGVDYETAKKALEEAEGDLAEAILRLTE comes from the coding sequence ATGATGGGAATGAACCCGAGGCAGATGAAGAAGCTCATGCGCCAAATGGGCATCAAAATGGAGGAGTTAGAAGGCGTCACCGAGGTGGTGATAAGGTTCGCGAACAAGGAGGTAGTCATCAAAGACCCCGTTATAACCGTCATAACCGCCCAGGGAGAGAAGAGCTACCAGATCGTTCCAGGGAGCGAGGAGGTAAGGCCAATAATCAGCATATCCGAGGAGGACATCAGGCTCGTCATGGAGCAGGCTGGGGTGGACTACGAGACAGCAAAAAAGGCCCTGGAAGAGGCCGAGGGCGACCTCGCTGAGGCGATACTCCGGCTAACGGAATGA
- a CDS encoding carboxymuconolactone decarboxylase family protein — translation MVPVNSDEVNVKLREIEELLDTLGKQHPKEMAAFSRFLREVVDNKALTTREKELIAVALGIAQGCEWCITLHTQKALEAGAKREELIEAGLVAVLMAGGPALMHLIPLMKAIEAFERGEKG, via the coding sequence GTGGTTCCCGTGAATTCCGACGAGGTTAACGTCAAACTTAGGGAGATAGAGGAGCTCCTCGACACCCTGGGGAAGCAGCACCCCAAGGAGATGGCCGCGTTTTCCCGGTTCCTCAGAGAGGTCGTTGATAACAAGGCCCTTACCACCCGTGAGAAGGAGCTCATAGCGGTCGCCCTTGGCATAGCACAGGGCTGTGAGTGGTGCATAACCCTGCACACCCAGAAGGCCCTTGAGGCGGGGGCAAAGAGGGAGGAGCTGATAGAAGCGGGCCTGGTTGCCGTTCTTATGGCAGGAGGACCTGCCCTTATGCACCTGATACCGCTCATGAAGGCCATTGAGGCCTTTGAAAGGGGAGAAAAGGGATGA